One Microplitis demolitor isolate Queensland-Clemson2020A chromosome 2, iyMicDemo2.1a, whole genome shotgun sequence DNA segment encodes these proteins:
- the LOC106693182 gene encoding uncharacterized protein LOC106693182 — MKPVNVTVGNEKHILQTIYKPLQSEQARKQNKFKVGDKVRISKYKHVFEKGYTPNWTTEIFTIKTIQKTNPTTYKLIDYQDQPIEGEFHAKELSKVKYPDIYLFEKIIKKHGSKMYVKWLGFDNSHNSWINKSDL; from the coding sequence atgaaacctgTCAATGTAACTGTTGGTAATGAAAAACATATACTTCAGACAATTTACAAACCTCTTCAGAGTGAACAGGCgcgaaaacaaaataaattcaaagttggAGATAAAGTTCGAATAAGCAAGTATAAACATGTTTTTGAAAAGGGCTACACACCAAACTGGACGActgaaattttcacaattaaaacaatacaaaaaaCGAATCCAACAACTTATAAACTGATTGATTATCAGGATCAACCGATAGAAGGAGAATTTCATGCAAAAGAACTCAGTAAAGTCAAGTATCCAGATATATATCtatttgagaaaataattaaaaagcatGGAAGTAAAATGTATGTTAAATGGTTAGGATTTGATAATTCACATAATAGCTGGATTAATAAgtctgatttataa
- the LOC128667326 gene encoding uncharacterized protein LOC128667326 — MVEILDIQKPIIFDKSISHYEIHSHQPYASSTFNNSDEIRFSIQHQDLCILPSKSSLHICGRFVKEDGTGAGATMNLVNMAICHMFEKIRYKLNAVEIDRCKNVGLTSIMKNFISSSPGQLNLMENAGWLISNDSKLTNENGYFNISIPLSYILGFAEDYNRIVMNAKHELILIRSNSDVNTYIHTPAAAGGNAEIVKVLLNKVEWNAPYVTMSDKQKIQALNFIANEPAISISFRTW, encoded by the coding sequence ATGGTGGAAATCTTAGACATTCAGAAACCAATCAtctttgataaatcaatttctcACTATGAGATTCATTCACATCAACCTTATGCATCATCAACATTTAACAATAGTGATGAAATTAGATTCAGTATTCAACATCAAGACTTATGCATCCTACCAAGCAAAAGTTCTCTGCACATTTGTGGAAGATTTGTAAAAGAAGATGGTACTGGCGCAGGTGCAACTATGAACTTAGTCAATATGGCTATTTGTCatatgtttgaaaaaatacgcTATAAATTAAATGCTGTTGAAATTGATAGATGTAAAAATGTGGGTCTTACaagtatcatgaaaaattttatatcttcgAGTCCTGGGCAACTCAATTTAATGGAGAATGCTGGATGGTTGATCAGTAATGACAGTAAATTAACTAATgaaaatggatattttaacatttctaTACCACTAAGTTACATACTTGGATTTGCTGAAGATTACAATCGCATTGTCATGAATGCTAAACATGAATTGATTCTTATAAGATCAAATTCTGAtgttaatacatatatacatacacctgCTGCCGCTGGTGGTAACGCTGAAATAGTGAAAGTTCTTCTCAATAAGGTAGAATGGAATGCCCCATACGTCACAATGTCGGACAagcaaaaaattcaagcacTCAACTTTATTGCTAATGAACCAGCTATATCAATAAGCTTTCGCACATGGTAA